The DNA sequence AGAATTGGGAGTCCACGAGCTACCACTCGCGCATTGCCCGCCGCCAAAAATATAGCTTTCCTTGTTAGCAAAGATTTGCTCAAGAGTGTAGCCGCTGGAATCCACGCGGGATCCAGAACCATCAAAAAGGCTCAAAGAAAACATTCCGCTTGTTTCAGACAGGTTCTTGGTCTGAAGCTCTTCGTAGAGCAGACATTCTTCGCTGCAAGAACTACGAATCTGCACTTTAAACTGAACGCTACTGGCAACGACAGGATTACCGCTGGGATCAATCAATTGCCCTTGGCAGGTGACACCTGTCCCGAATAGACCATGGTTCAACCCCGTCTTATTATGGAACAGGTCCAAAGATTTAAATGCCTTTAATTTCGTCAATAAGATCAAAAAGCCCTGAAACTCGAATTATTATGGAATATGTCTCGAAAATAGTTCTACAATTAGAACAGTAATTCGTTCTGGGGGGAATGATGAAGTCCAAACTATTTTCAATTGTTGCCAAAGCCTTGGTGCTGGGGGCTGTAGGCTATTCCCAGCACTCTATGACAATCAACAATCCTAAGGACCAACTGAGTCCCGCTGAAATCTTCGCCCGATGCTATGCCAAGCTCGTCCGCAAACCGGTGATGAGTAACGATGAAACCCTCATTGCTCTTCGTTCTGGGTCCTATAGCGATGCCGAATCTGCCTGCTCTTTATTACTAAACAGGGCTAATCTGGGTGCAAATGGAGTCCTTGCAAACCCCAGGGACAATGTGGCCAGAGATATCCTTACGACTATGCAAATGGTACACAACTCATGGTTTACGTCCCAATCCATTATCCTTTTAGAGGCGGTTTCTGAAAATAAATTGGTTTCGGATCTGGATGAGCCGGGCTTGTATTGGACACGGGCTCTTTTTAAGACCGGGGAGACTGCCGATTCCGTATTGAAGTACGGAAATGGCTTGAAGTCAGTCCGTCGTCGCGACAGTGAAGATGTTTCATTGACGCATTTTCAGGCTCGTTCATTTTTTTCTTATGATAGCAGAATCACCGGTGTTGATAATCGGAATCTCCTCTTTCGTGTCGCATTTATGAACGATATAAAACTCGCTGCAGACGATGGAGCCAATTATTCCTTTCTCGATATTCCAGATCCACAGCTCTCACAATTTGGAGAAATGATAGGAATTTCTGATCAGACCCCACTAAGGATTGGGCGCTTGGTGATTCCCTCGGTCGGACATACACCCACTAACACTCTTTTGCGCGATCCCACCCAGGGGCCTAACCTCAATGTGGATCTTCATCGACACTTTGGCGGTGGAGTTTTGGGAAGTGTTATGTATGGTCTTAAGAATACCAACTTAGTCCGAAATGATATTCCCAGGGACTATACCATCATTGACCGTCGATTTGCCTCGAGGGTCTTTCAGGACTTCTTGTGCTACCAATTGCCAGTTTTGAATGCAAGCGACGTCGATGTGGTTCCTAATTCCAACTTCCCATTTCAGCAAAGCAAAAGCTGTATGCAATGCCATGCAACCATGGACGAATTGGCTCTGATTCAAAGGAATTTTATTTGGGCCACGTCCAGTGCCCTTCCAGGAAACTTCAAAATTCTAAGTCCTCCAGACCCTGCACGTGAGCCCAAAGGTGCCCAAGTTCTTACGCGTTTTCAACTTCCCATAAGTACTGATGCCGGAGCCCCTTTTGCTCTGCAAGAGCCAAGGGGTCGCCTCCATTTTCGCACGCGCTCGGGAACCCTTGTTGATCTTCCGATCACTAATTTTGCCGAAGTGGGTAATGCCTTGGCAAGCCAAGATGACTTCTACTCCTGCGCTGCTAAGAGATATTACAGTTACTTTACTGGAGTCGATGTTGTTCTAGAGGCAGAACCTGCCAACGAATTGGAACGGGAACATTTGGAATTCGTAAAGAAGTTAGGCTTTCAATTGAAAGAGGACAAAAGCCTACGCAAGGTTATCGAAAGTATATTTAAGTCCGAAACCTTTCAAAGTCGCAACTATAAGACAGAGGGAGATGCCCAATGAAGCCAACGACTAATCGACGTGACTTTATGATGCGTTCTATTCAATCACTGGGCGCTATAGGACTCTCACAGGGTACAATTGCTTCACTGATGGGGGCCATCTATTCAAGAGCTTTGGCAACCGAGGCTCAAAAATTGAAATTAAATGAAAAGGGTTTCCGTTATGTTTTTGTGAACCTATATGGGGCTCCGCCGCGTTGGATGTTTGACATGCCGCCAACACCGATGGGTTCAAGTCCAAGCAACTACGTTAGTGGAGGATTTGGCAACTCCTTTGAAATTTCTGGTCAGACGATCCAATTGCAAAACCGAACTTTTACTTACAACTATGGATCGGGGAAATCCCTTTTTCTTCCCCCAGTTTGGGGAATGAGTCCGACGGGTTTAGACTTCACATCGATTTTGCCCCATGCCCTTTTTGTTCGAGGGATAGATATGGAAATTAACAGCCATCCTGTTTCAAACGCTCGTCAAGTGGCCCCGATTTCCGGTGGCCACTCACTTCATGGCGTTGTCGCCGACCAAATGGGAAGCCCCATCGCCGCCGTTGTGACCACTCTTCCTTCCGGAGCAGCATTCAAATCGGCAAAGGGTCTGGGATCAACACCGGCCAATCCCAGTGGGAATCCCATTGATGCTATCATTGCCCCCTTTAGAAATATGCCCAACTCAATTCCTTTTAGACAGGAATTAGCTAAGCCGGTGGTGACTCAGTTTTTGGATCGTATCGACAGGTACGCAAAGATAAATAAGATGCCGGGCTCAACCCTTCGAAATGCGCTCGATTCGGCAGATCAGTTGATTAGATTGAATATTGATTCCCTGGCCGCGCTTTGGCCCGGTCTATTGAACAAATACACCGACATTGTAAATAGGGGAATCCGACCTTCAAAGGGAGAGTTGCCTGGAGTGTACGACAAAATTATTCCTTGTGTTTCTGGAGATTTACGCTTGCGGTTTAGAATTCAAGATTCAAACCTAATGGATCATTCCGACGCTAGGGACATGATTCAAAGTGATAGCACACACGCTCAGATGTCTCGCCAATTTGCTTTAACGGAATTTCTTTTAACGACAGGGATGAGCTCCTGTGTGGATTTGGCCGCAGGAACAAATGTCTTGGATAAAGCCTTAGTTAGAACCGGACTCAGTGTCCCCATCATTGCAGATCAACATGGTGTGGGAGCAGTGACCAGTATCGTTGCAACCACCCTGTACTATCGTGCCCTCCTGGGATCCCTCACAGAACTTGTTTCATCGCTTAAGTCTCAGCAGCTATTTGATAAAACTGTTTTGCATATTTCTTCTGAGTTTAATCGCAATCCAAGAGTGGATGGTTCCGGATCTGATCATGGAGTTAGGGGCGGGAACAGCACTATTATTTCGGGAATGTTTGATGAGGTTTCCTATATTGGGAATATCCAAAAAAACGGATTCAGTGGTTCTCCTGGGACATGGGGCCTTGCAGCTGATTGGACCTTCGAAGATGGAACAAGGAGACCAATTAAGGTCAATGACATTGCTAGGACCATCACTGGCATGACTAACTCGGCGGAGATTGTTGCCAATGGGTATTCGCTGGTTAGGCCTGCTGCCAATGGAAAATGGACTCCAAAAACTTCTGGGGGCGAAAATGTTTAGAGCTGCTTTACCCAAATCAATTTTTCGAGTTTTGATTGCCTTTGTTGCCTTCTGGGGACTAGGAGCCTTGTTTCAGAATTGTTCTCAGGGGTTCGAGACTTCTCCTTATGAAATGATGTCGACAATGGAGAAACAGGTAGAAGAACACTCCATCCAGACTAAAAAATTGTCGACGACCTTTGATTTACAACTTTCCGATAGGAACTACGTCGCGGGAGTTCTAGAAGATGTTTTCGGTCCTTCTGCGAAAACTAAACTGACAGAAATGGTTTACTCGAAGCCAGATGAGTTCGGAGGTCCTTGTTCTGAATATGCTCATTATAAGTACAAAAGAGGAACAGCCTATTTGGACAAAGACCCCAACCTGGTTTGCAACATCAACCGATCCATCAAGCCCCTTGTCGCCCCAGCCCAAGCAGTCCGTCAGGGATGGTTAATTCAGGCCTGCGCTGCTTTAGTTGGAACCTCTGGGGATACAACATCTGAATTGAACTATGCTCTTGGAAAAATTAAATACGGATCCAGCGACTCTAACCTACCTGAGCCAAACGATGCCAATCTTTTGAGTCTGCATAAATTATTCTATCGCGAGCGACCATTGCCTCCGCGGTCTGTTTTAGACGCACTGAGAGTCTTATTCCAAGAAGAGCGTCCAACAAAGGAAGAATGGCGCTCTGCTATTTATAGCTATTGCATTTCTTCTCAATGGCAGGTGCTTTAATATGAAAATTGAAACGACAAGTCTTAAATCTAAGGGATTCGCCCTATGGTTCTGGAGCTCGCTCTTTTTCTTTATGACAGTATCAATCTCTTTGGCCGAAGATTTCAGGGGTATTGTTTCGCTCTTGAAAAGTTCAAACTGGATTGCAGGACTTAATATTCCATTGCGTGTTAGCGGAATTGATTTTTCAGCCAAACCTAGTGTCTTTGCTGAGGTCGTTCCTGGCACTCTCAGTTCTCGTGATTGCAAAGTCCTTAGAGACCCATTTATTCCGGAAAACTTTCTATTACGCTGCCTTAAGGAAGGAAGTGTTTCGTTGAGGTTCACGGTCAGTTCCGCCTCAGGTTCTGGAATGATTCTTAACTATGGTCCTTTGAACATTGTAAAACTCGATGGTCTCAAAACTCCCGATTCCTCTTCTGGTGGAGGATCTGACAATCCAGGTGGAGGAGGAGGTGGGAACCCTGACGTATTGGCAGGCGGGCAACTTTTCACTACTTACTGTATCAGCTGCCATACCAACAAATCTAGCTTTCTGAGTCGATACCCCTCATCCAGCACGGCCATTGATGCTGCGATCAATAGCCCTGTTCAAGGAGTGGCCATTCCAGCTATGACCTATCTGGCTTCTTCTTTGACTAAGTCTCAGATCGATCAAATTTCTTCTTACTTGCAAGCCCCTTGATAGGGAAGAGGACAACTTATGAACAAACAAACTAAACATACCCTAGGAGTAATTTCCGTCATTCTAGGCACGCTCGTCGCCCTTGTATTTTTTCAGAATTGCTCGCAAATTATGAATTCAGAGTCGTTGAAGTCTCCGAGTGATTCAGGGCTTATTGATTTCTTTCAATACAAATATACAAAAAAACCGAACCTCTACTCCAACCTGGCACTCATCTTCCCTTCAGAAAACGAAATTGGAAATTTTGCTGTGTTCAGAATACAAGGCATGCTGGTTCCTGCCAATGGCAGTAACGGCGAGATATCTTACAACGTTTCCATTACGGATGATACCGGAAAATCAATCTGCGCTGGGGACTCCGGAATTTTGGAGCCCGGCGAGCAGAATTTTGATTTTGAATGTCTTGGTAAGATGGATATCTCTAAAGCTCATGTTGAAATGGCGGCCACCTACAATCAGATCCAAGAGAATTTTCAAGCCACTTTTACCAAAGATTAATTTCAGAAATTGAAGGCGTAGCAAGTACTTATGCTTACACCCTCAAGTTTTTAAGGAATTGAGCCGAATTAAAGTCCATGGATTCAAATGGTATGAATCGCTGCCATTGCAATGTAAACCAACAAACCTCCCCACACTTTGGTATTTGGTAAAAATTGTTAGCCTGACTTCAGTCCATAACTGTAGGAGGTTTTCATATGAAGTGTTGGGTCTCTGCTGACGAGCTTTTAAAAGAAGCCAGGGGATTTTCTTCTACAGATTATTTATTGGTAAAGCTTTGTTTAGATCTTTGGTGTGATCAAGGAAAATTCAAAGTTCATGAGCTTTTTAAGCTTGAACCAGACATTTTTAAACAGGCCCTTCAGGCCCTGGAATACTTAGCTTCTTAAAGTCATCAGGTGTGTAAGCCTTTTTACCTTGAAGTAAATCTTTGGTTAGTTGCTCAAAATACTCTCGAGGATTGACTTGATTTAATTTACAGCTCTCCACTAATGAAAATAAAATGGCAGCTGTCTTGGCTCCTCGTTCAGAATGAGTACCGTACCAGGTCTTTCTTCCAACAACATGACTTCTTAAAAGTCTTTCTTGAGCATTATTATCTATAGGCACTTCCGCATCTTCTAAAAACAAAGTCAGCCCCTGATAATTATTTAGTACATCAACAAACCTCCCCACATTTTAAAAGTAAATTAAATTTAGTAAATTGATATCACAACAATACATGGAGGTATGTTATGGATTTAGAAGTATTAAAGAAAAAGATCAGCACTTTTCGTAGTGAGGGCGGTCGAGTTCGTAAAGTAAGTGATGAACTACTTATGGA is a window from the Deltaproteobacteria bacterium genome containing:
- a CDS encoding DUF1501 domain-containing protein produces the protein MKPTTNRRDFMMRSIQSLGAIGLSQGTIASLMGAIYSRALATEAQKLKLNEKGFRYVFVNLYGAPPRWMFDMPPTPMGSSPSNYVSGGFGNSFEISGQTIQLQNRTFTYNYGSGKSLFLPPVWGMSPTGLDFTSILPHALFVRGIDMEINSHPVSNARQVAPISGGHSLHGVVADQMGSPIAAVVTTLPSGAAFKSAKGLGSTPANPSGNPIDAIIAPFRNMPNSIPFRQELAKPVVTQFLDRIDRYAKINKMPGSTLRNALDSADQLIRLNIDSLAALWPGLLNKYTDIVNRGIRPSKGELPGVYDKIIPCVSGDLRLRFRIQDSNLMDHSDARDMIQSDSTHAQMSRQFALTEFLLTTGMSSCVDLAAGTNVLDKALVRTGLSVPIIADQHGVGAVTSIVATTLYYRALLGSLTELVSSLKSQQLFDKTVLHISSEFNRNPRVDGSGSDHGVRGGNSTIISGMFDEVSYIGNIQKNGFSGSPGTWGLAADWTFEDGTRRPIKVNDIARTITGMTNSAEIVANGYSLVRPAANGKWTPKTSGGENV
- a CDS encoding transposase, coding for MFLEDAEVPIDNNAQERLLRSHVVGRKTWYGTHSERGAKTAAILFSLVESCKLNQVNPREYFEQLTKDLLQGKKAYTPDDFKKLSIPGPEGPV